Proteins from one Drosophila gunungcola strain Sukarami chromosome 3R, Dgunungcola_SK_2, whole genome shotgun sequence genomic window:
- the LOC128257806 gene encoding putative defense protein 3 has product MKDQLMWIPLQLLLLMGTACAFPDGAPADTCVKQRANQPNHGKARSQPAHSNPFEVVADTQTYHPGQQISVVIYPHSHQSTVFRGFFLQARDSNSNEWIGEWVQSENTKTIPECSAITHSDNRDKLGAKLIWKAPQNKRGNVYFTGTVLQEYGTFWSDIVNKVQAEPQ; this is encoded by the exons ATGAAGGATCAATTGATGTGGATACCCCTACAGCTGCTCCTCCTGATGGGCACTGCCTGTGCCTTTCCGGATGGCGCTCCGGCGGACACGTGTGTGAAACAGAGGGCCAATCAACCGAACCATGGCAAGGCCAGGAGTCAGCCGGCTCACTCCAATCCCTTCGAGGTGGTGGCCGACACCCAGACATATCACCCCGGTCAGCAGATATCGGTTGTGATATATCCGCACTCGCACCAGAGCACCGTCTTCCGGGGATTCTTCCTGCAGGCACGGGATTCCAACTCGAACGAGTGGATCGGGGAGTGGGTGCAGAGCGAGAATACCAAGACCATTCCGGAGTGCTCGGCCATCACGCACTCGGACAATCGGGACAAGCTGGGCGCCAAGCTGATCTGGAAGGCTCCGCAGAACAAGAGGGGCAATGTATACTTCAC ggGCACTGTGCTACAGGAGTACGGAACCTTTTGGAGCGACATCGTTAACAAAGTGCAGGCGGAGCCGCAATAA